In Alosa sapidissima isolate fAloSap1 chromosome 11, fAloSap1.pri, whole genome shotgun sequence, a single window of DNA contains:
- the LOC121723824 gene encoding neuronal acetylcholine receptor subunit beta-4-like, whose amino-acid sequence MELLSTLLLCLSCLIPSGGGQSAEERLMSWLLGEDRYNKLIRPAANRSERVTVSLQVSLAQLISVNEREQIMVTNVWLTQSWQDFRLTWDASKYEGITKLRVPSKHLWLPDVVLYNNADGEYEVTVYTNAIVFASGLVYWLPPAIYKSSCRIEVKHFPFDRQNCTLKFRSWTYDHTEVDLVLRTKMATMDDFTPSGEWDILALPGRRTVNPSDPTYVDITYDFLIRRKPLFYTINLIIPCMLISTLAILVFYLPSDSAEKITLCISVLLALTVFLLLISKIVPPTSLDVPLIGKYLTFTLVLVTFSIVTSVCVLNLHHRAPSTHTMPRWVRQVFLVSLPALLFMRRPQNHSAQQRLRRCRTGGREQPTAGPRMEDDSWDSASATAAASSSSSSGSLGSSTEVDTQVDPAYRFKHDDVQRSSGLLGEQRGEPEQDPAVERALHGLEFISQCLLGEEEDQLVNEDWKFVAMVVDRLFLWVFVIVCVAGTLGLFLQPLSQQDAIPLS is encoded by the exons ATGGAACTGCTTTCaaccctcctcctctgcctgtcCTGTCTCATACCAA GTGGAGGAGGCCAGAGTGCAGAGGAGCGCCTGATGAGCTGGTTGCTAGGGGAAGATCGCTACAACAAGCTCATCCGACCTGCAGCCAACCGCAGTGAGCGGGTGACTGTCAGCCTGCAGGTGTCTCTGGCGCAGCTCATCAGTGTG AATGAAAGAGAACAGATCATGGTGACCAATGTCTGGCTTACACAG AGCTGGCAGGACTTCAGACTGACATGGGACGCCTCTAAGTACGAAGGGATCACCAAGCTCAGAGTTCCCTCAAAGCACTTATGGCTTCCAGATGTTGTTCTGTACAACAA CGCCGACGGGGAGTACGAGGTGACAGTCTACACCAACGCTATCGTGTTTGCCAGCGGACTGGTGTACTGGCTGCCTCCTGCCATTTATAAGAGCTCCTGCAGGATTGAGGTCAAGCACTTCCCTTTTGACCGGCAGAACTGCACCCTCAAGTTCCGCTCCTGGACCTACGACCACACAGAGGTCGACCTGGTTCTCCGcaccaagatggccaccatggACGACTTCACTCCCAGTGGAGAGTGGGACATCCTGGCCCTGCCCGGGAGGCGCACGGTCAACCCCTCAGACCCCACTTACGTGGACATCACCTACGACTTCCTGATCCGGAGGAAGCCGCTGTTCTACACCATTAACCTCATCATCCCGTGCATGCTCATCTCGACCCTGGCCATCCTGGTGTTCTACCTGCCGTCGGACAGCGCAGAGAAGATCACCCTCTGCATCTCCGTGCTGCTGGCTCTCACCGTCTTCCTCTTGCTCATCTCCAAGATCGTGCCACCCACGTCCCTGGACGTGCCGCTCATCGGGAAGTACTTGACCTTCACCCTGGTGCTCGTGACCTTCTCCATCgtcacgagtgtgtgtgtgctaaaccTGCACCACCGcgcccccagcacacacaccatgccccGCTGGGTCAGGCAGGTGTTCCTGGTCAGCCTCCCTGCCTTGCTCTTCATGAGGCGCCCGCAGAACCACTCCGCTCAGCAGCGGCTCCGCAGGTGCAGGACCGGCGGAAGGGAGCAGCCTACGGCGGGGCCCAGGATGGAGGATGACTCGTGGGACTCGGCTAGCGCCACCGCAGCCGCCTCCTCCAGCTCGTCCTCCGGCTCGCTCGGCTCCAGCACTGAGGTGGACACTCAGGTGGACCCTGCTTACAGGTTTAAACATGATGACGTGCAGAGGTCCTCAGGGCTGTTGGGAGAACAGCGTGGAGAACCAGAACAGGACCCTGCAGTGGAAAGAGCCCTGCATGGCCTCGAGTTCATCTCCCAATGCCTGCtcggggaggaggaggaccagCTG GTCAACGAGGACTGGAAGTTTGTGGCCATGGTTGTGGACCGGCTTTTCCTGTGGGtctttgtgattgtgtgtgtggctggaacCCTGGGCTTGTTCCTGCagcctctctctcagcaggacgCCATCCCCCTCAGCTGA